Proteins encoded within one genomic window of Halodesulfovibrio sp. MK-HDV:
- the nadD gene encoding nicotinate-nucleotide adenylyltransferase: MKRIGILGGTFNPTHIMHIRPAVEVNEAFRLDRIDFVPCATPPHKTENGLLSFELRNRMIRAAINRYPTFTVNELEVERSGPSYTYDTLQHYKETEGDCELFFIMGSIDLPTLADWHKGLELIDHANIIVLARSDADVEMFNALCPQYWPDLELLPPAGNVAAAYSLGAHNIYFLPQPRIDVSATLIRERWLQDRDISYLVPDSVLKIMGDYADVITACWNDERNCK, translated from the coding sequence ATGAAACGTATTGGAATTCTTGGGGGAACATTCAACCCCACCCACATCATGCATATTCGTCCTGCGGTTGAAGTCAATGAAGCCTTTAGACTCGATCGTATCGATTTTGTTCCTTGTGCAACACCGCCGCACAAGACTGAAAACGGACTTCTTTCTTTCGAATTACGAAACCGCATGATAAGGGCTGCAATCAACCGGTACCCTACTTTTACAGTTAACGAACTGGAAGTGGAACGTTCCGGCCCGTCTTATACGTATGATACGCTTCAGCACTACAAAGAAACTGAAGGTGACTGCGAACTCTTCTTTATTATGGGATCAATTGATTTGCCGACGCTTGCGGACTGGCATAAGGGGCTGGAGCTTATCGATCACGCAAATATTATCGTACTTGCGCGCTCTGATGCTGATGTGGAAATGTTTAATGCATTATGTCCACAATACTGGCCGGATTTAGAATTACTCCCACCAGCGGGAAATGTTGCGGCCGCCTATTCTCTTGGCGCCCATAATATCTACTTTTTGCCGCAGCCAAGAATTGATGTTTCCGCAACTCTTATACGCGAACGCTGGCTGCAAGATCGCGACATCTCTTATCTCGTGCCGGACAGCGTGCTTAAAATCATGGGTGATTACGCTGATGTCATCACTGCATGCTGGAACGATGAAAGGAATTGCAAGTAA